The Oceanicaulis alexandrii DSM 11625 DNA segment GGTTCATGTCTGTCTCCCCTTTGGTGCTCTTTAGAGCTTAATCGCAAAAGTGTCCGGCTCCGGGGCGAGTGTCAAACCTCAAACGGCAGGAAACAGGGGGCGTGCCATGCAAAACGCCCGGCGCGAGGGCCGGGCGTTTGCAGAGATAGTCAAGAGCATCAGCAGGGCTTAGAGGCCCGGCAGTTTGCGGCGCACGGTGCGGCGGCGCTCGATTTCGACTTCGCCGCCGCCGGTGACGCCCTCGATCGCGGCGGTGGCGTCGTCGGGATCAATCGGCTCGCCGCCTTGCTGGACCAGGCGCTCATTGTCACGCCAGAACAGCACGCGGTCTGCAAAGCTCTGATCCTTGCGGATCAGGGATGCGGTCTCGCCGTCGATGATGGCGCGCACATTGGGATTGGCGTCTGCAGCGCCGGCGCGCGAGGCGAACAGGATTTCAGCGTCGCTGGCGTTGGTGCCCGACAGGTCGCCGAACAGGGCGCGACGCGCCTGCTGGTCCTGGAACATGTCTTCAGCGCGCAGCTCGCCTGGACGCGGCGGCGTCAGATTGTATTCGGGCGGCACTGACAGCGGCGCAATCGTCACGACGCGGAACTCGTCCGGGGTGGTCTTGTCTACGCCAAGGGCCTGGCGGACGCCGGAATTACAGCCGGTCAACGCGAACAGGGCGGTGGCGGAAAGGATCAGGGCGGTGCGCATACGCATGGGTCGAAAGCTCGCTTTCATGGGCGGTTCTCACCGCTTGTATCAGACTGGCGCACGCTCTGGCCAGAGGCCCGGCGCCGCTGGAAGACCGGTTTAGCGGTCCCCGTTCACGATCAGGTCCAAAATCATCACGGCGACGCCGATGCAGATGCCTGCGTCCGCGACGTTGAAGACATAGGGGAAGTACAGCCCTGAGAAATCGAAAAAGTCGACCACCGCGCCATAGATCAGCCGGTCGATCACATTGCCGATCGCGCCGCCGATGATCAGGGCGAAGGCCAGAGCCTGCAATCGGCGGGTGGTCTGGAACATCCATACGATCAGCATGCCGGCGATCGCCAGCGACACCGCCGCCAGGAGATAGCGCTGCAGATCGGAATCCGCCTGAAACATGCCGAAGCTGACGCCGTGATTCCACACCATGGTCAGGTTGAACCACGGATCGAGGACCTGAACCTGTTGCGGCGTGCGCCCGTCCAGATCGAGCCCGTACAGGATCCAGTATTTGCTGGCCTGGTCCGCGATCAGCACAAGCACGGCGATGATAAAGCCGAAAATCGTGAACGATCCGGCGCTGCGCCGACGCGAAAACATTCGCTGCATGATCAAGTCCCTGCATTCCCTCTGAAGAAACGCTTAGCAGGGCGCACGCCAGACGGTCCAGTGAAAGCGCCGCAATCTGACTGCGACGAAATCTGACTGGGCGCTTCGGCGGGGTTGGTTGTGACAGCAGGCTGAAGCCGGAAGCTGTTCTGGCCAGGTTCGTCGGTTAGCTGTGTATACGCCTCAGCCTTCTGGGGCGCTCTCGTCTGTCGTCTGCGTCATGTCATTGATATACCCATGGCGGCCCAGAAAGGCGCTGATGGCGTGACGAGCGCGTGTAATGTCCTCTTCAGCGACGTCGAAATCTGATTCCTGATTGTCTAGATTGCGCGTCAAAAGATGGCCGACATCGTTAAAAGTCTCGATCTCGCATTCAGTCTGGAAATCGTGCAGGCGGTCGCAATAGCCCATCGCATAGGCATGCGGGGTCAGAGTATCCTGCTCGCCACTGATGATCAGCGTTGCCGGCGTGGTCTCTGAGACGTGCTCGAAAGGCGAATACTCCGCCGGATCATCAGGCTGGCCGAGCAGGCGCTGGAACCAGCCATCCTGACTGGTGCGAATAGCCGGCGAGTAAAGAACAAGCAGGTCGGGACCCTGAGTGCCGTCCGGACAGCCGACGGTGGCCATGGAGGCGGCAAGATGCCCGCCAGCGGACACGCCATAGGCGGCGATCCGGGACGGGTCGACGCCAAGCGATGACGCCTGCTCGCGGACCCACGCCAGAGATGCACAAGTGTCGTGAAGAGCATCAACTGGTGTCACGCCATTTCTGGACAGGCGATATTGAACAGAGATTGCGACCATGCCCTGATCCGCCAGACGCCGGGCGGAGCTTTCCATCCAGGCAGGGGAGCCATAGGCCCAACCGCCTCCATGCAAGAGGATGATAGCGGGGGCTGGGTCTGGGCTGGAGGAATGAAACACATACGCTGACAACGCTTCGCCATCAGGGCTTCTGTAGGTGTGCACCGCGTCAGCCTCAGTTTGTGCTTGCGCTGTTGAAGCGGCCAGCAAAAGCGCCAGCGTCGGCAGGAATGCAATCATGGATATGGTCCGAAATTGAAGTGTGATGGGATGCTGACGATAGCACAGTGCGTGTGCACGTCTTGGCAAGGCGCATGTAAGGCGTGCGCACTAAGTCCGATATGGAGCGTCTGCGCTACCGCCGCCCGAACAACCGTTCGATATCGGCGAGTTTCAGCTCCACATAGGTGGGGCGGCCGTGATTGCATTGGCCCGAATGGGGGGTGGCTTCCATCTCGCGCAAGAGCGCGTTCATTTCATCGCCGGTGAGGCGGCGGCCCGCGCGCACCGAGCCGTGACACGCCATCGTGCCAACCACCTCTTCGAGCTTTTCTTTCAGAGACAGCGCTTCGTCATATTCAGCGATCTCGTCGGCCAGGTCGCGAATGAGGCCCTGCACGTTCAGGCGTTTGAGAAGAGCGGGCGTCTCGCGCACGGCCAGCGCGCCCGCGCCGAAGGGTTCGACGATCAGGCCTAGCTCGGCCAGCTGATCGGCGCGGTCGAGCACACGGCGCGCCTCGGCCTCATCCAGTTCGACGATTTCAGGCACCAGCAAAGCCTGTCGCGCCACGCCGGTGGCAGCGAGTTGTTTCTTCATCCGCTCATAAACGAGGCGCTCATGGGCGGCGTGCTGATCGACGATGACCAGGCCGTCCTCGGTCTGGGCGATCACATAGGTGGCGTGCACCTGCGCCCGCGCCACGCCCAGCGGATAGTCAGGATGCTGGGTTTCTGGCTCTGACCCGCCCTCTACAGGTTCGCCGCCATATTGGGGCTCGGTGCGCGCGGACATGCCCGGCGCGAGATCTGAGCGTTCAGAATGGGACGTCTCGGTCCGGGACTCGCCATAGCCGTAACCCGACGTCTCATGATGCTCGGACAGCTGGCTTTCCCAGGCGGGGGAGGGCCGGTTCGCCCAGCCGCTGGAGATCGAACTGCCCCGCGTCAAAGGCAAAGCGTGAGACGGCGCGCCTTCAGGCCGCGCTCGTCCGAGCGCATAGCCAGCGACCGTGGTGGAGGCGCGGTGCCCGGCGCCCGCCAGCGCATGACGCAAAGCGCCGACGATCAGCCCGCGCACCAGCCCTGAATCGCGAAAGCGCACTTCGGCCTTGGCCGGGTGCACGTTCACATCCACATGGCCGGTGGGCAGATCCACATAGAGCGCCACCACCGGGTGCCGGTCGCGCGCGAGAAAATCCTGATAGGCGCCGCGCACCGCGCCGACGATCAGCTTGTCCTTGACCGGGCGGCCATTGACGAACAGGAACTGGTGCTGGTTCGAGCCGCGATTATAGGTGGGCAGGCTGGCGAGCCCGGTCAGGTGCACGCCTTCGCGCTCCTGATCGATGACCAGAGCGTTCTCGCCAAAATCCGCGCCAAGAATGGACGACAGACGGCCCCGCCGCGCTTCGTCGCGATCGTCAGTGGTTTCCGCCGGGGCGGAGACGCGCGAACGGCCCTCGACCGACAGGAAGAAGCCCACATCGGGGCGGGCCAGCGCCAGACGCTTGATCACGTCTGCAACGGCGGTGCTCTCGGCGCGTTCGGATTTGAGGAATTTGAGACGGGCGGGCGTCGCGTAAAACAGATCGCACACCTCGACGCGCGTGCCGCGACGGCCCAGCGACGGCGCCGGGCGCGGGCCGGATTTGATTCCGCCTTCGACGCACAGCTCCCAGGCTTCACCCAGCTCCTGGTCCTGTGTCGTGATCGTCAGCCGCGCCACAGACCCGATGGAGGGCAGGGCTTCGCCGCGAAACCCCATGGAATGGATATTCAGAAGATCATCCTGGCCGTCTTCGCCCACCGGCAGCTTGGAGGTGGCGTGCCGCTCGATGGCGGTTTCCAGCCCGTCGGAATCCATGCCCGAGCCGTCATCCTCGATGACGATGCGGGTCAGCCCGCCGCCCTCGATGCGCACGTCGATCCGGCGCGCGCCGGCGTCCAGCGCGTTCTCCACCAGCTCCTTGACGGCGCTGGCGGGGCGCTCGACCACTTCGCCGGCGGCGATGCGGTTGACGGTTTCTGGCGACAGGCGGCGGATGATGCTCATGGGACCAACCTCGCGACGCGGTGTGAGTCGGTCAAGAAAGCCGTGCTGTTTGCCATCTTCCGTTTGCGCAAAGAGACGTGATAGGAAAGCGGTATGACCGATACTGATCTGACATCTTTTGATCGTGATTTCACCGGCGAGGCCATGCTCGAGTATGGCGACGCGGATTTCATGATCCTGAAACCCGGCGCTTATGTGAAATGCGCGGTGACGGGTGAGAAAATCGCCATCAACAATCTGCGCTACTGGTCCGCCGAGCTGCAGGAAGCCTATCTGGACGCCAACGCCGCCACGGCGCGCTGGCGCGAGGTCTATCAGGGCCCTGGCAGCACCAAACAGCAAAAACCGGGATAATTCTCATGGTTCTGATCGCCGCGCTCGCTCTTGTTCAATCCGTCGCCGCTGCGCCGGAGGGTGCGGCTGATCCCATGGCGGCGCTGATCGCGGAAAGCGCGCCAAGCGCGGTTTCGCCGATCAATTGCGCGGGAACCCATCGTCAGGGCGCGATGATCGTCTGCCGCACCGCGCCGGGCGCCGATGTGAGCCTGGGCGACATCACCGTGTCCGCCGATGACGAGGGCTGGGTGGTTCTGGGCCATGACCGCGACGCTGAGCCCCGGACGCTTCTGAGCGTGCGCGCGGCGGGGCTGTCCTATGAAGAGACCGTCACCGTCCAGCAGCGCGAGTATGACATTCAGCGCATTGAGGGCGTGCCCCAGCAATACGTCACCCCGCCTGAAGACGTGCTCGACCGGATCCGCGCCGAGGGCCGTGAAAAGCGCAACGCCTATCAATCACGCTGGGCGGGCGACGGCTTCGCCACCCTGTTTGAAATGCCGGTCGAGGGCCGCATGACAGGCGTTTACGGCAGCCAGCGCTATTACAATGGCGAACCGCGCCGGCCTCATTACGGTATCGACATCGCCGCGCCGGGCGGCACGCCGGTGATCGCGCCCGCGGCGGGCGTCGTCACCCTGGCTGATCCCGACATGTATTACGAAGGCGGGCTGATCTTCATTGATCACGGCCAGGGCCTGACCAGCGCCTTCCTGCATCTGGGCGCGGTGAACGTGGAAGTCGGCCAGCAAGTCGCGCAAGGCGAAGTGATCGGCGAAGTGGGCTCGGGCGGCCGCTCCACCGGCGCGCATCTCGACTGGCGCATCAAATGGCACAACCGCTATATCGATCCCGCCGCCGCGCTCGAGGTGGACCCCAGCGGTTTGCGGTAAGCGCCTGAAGTCCCGGACCCGTCGCGGTCTGGCTTTTTTCTTCTCTTTCCCGGCGAAGGCCGGGACCCAGAGATCATCAAGCGCCGCACATCCGGCTCTGGATCCCGGCCTTCGCCGGGACAGAGATAGATATTCATATCCTGAACATGTCATCCCGGACGCGCAGCGATCCGGGATCCACCGAAATCACTCTGTTCTGTTTACCCAGACGCCTGCAGCAGATCCCGGCTCAAGGCCGGGATGACGGGAAAAGTGAAACGGTTGAGAGCGTCCCTCTCCCATCTTTGAGGGGAGAGGACAGGTGAGGGGTGAGCGGCGGGGCAGGTTTCAGGCGCTGCGCATATTGAAACGCACCCCCTCACCCAAACTCTCCCTCTTGTTCAAGGGGGAGAGGGGAGGCGCCTAAACCCCCTCCGTCTTCGCCTTTTTATACAGCGATTTCTCAAACCGGCGATGCACCCAGAACCATTGGCTGGGGGCTTCGCGGATACGGTCTTCGATGAAGCGGTTGATGGTGGTGACGGTCTCAAGGATGGCCGCCGCGTCCTGACCGTCGGGCTTGGGCAGGGGCTCGTAGATCGTCACCTTGAACCGGGCGCCGTCCTTGCGCACCACATTCATCGGCACCAGCGGGCAGTCATAGCGCAGCGCCATGCGCGCAGGACCGGCGGCGGTCATGGCGTCCCGCCCGAAAAACGGCGCGGCGATGCCGTCATTCATCTTCTGATCGTTCATCAGCCCGACCGAGGCGCCCGCTTTCAGCGCCTGCATCAGCTCCTTGGCGCCATGGCCGCCCTTGGGCGCCAGGATGTTGACGCCATAGGCCTTGCGCTGGTCGATGATGCGTTTGTCGATCAGCGGGTTGTTGGCGTGGCGATAGGTGATGCGGCAGTCTTTCATCTGCTGCACGATCACGGCCGCGAGCATTTCCCAATTGGCGAAATGGCCGCCCACCAGCACCGCCGGGCGCCCCTGACGGTCGAGCTCGGCGAGGATGTCCGCGCCCACCACTTCGACCTGATCGCTGCCGGGGCTGAAATCAAAGCGGTGCATGTTGGGGAACTCGCCGACGACGCGGCCGAAATTGTCCCACATGGCGTCCAGCAATCCGTCGATTTCGCGCTCTGACGCTTCGGGAAAGGCGATTTGCATGTTCACCCGCGCCACATGATGCACGGAGAGTTTCGGCCCCAAAGTGCGCAGCAGCTTGGCGCCATAGTCCGAGGCGCGCTCCAGCCCCATGGAGCGGAACAGGCCCTGATAGGCGTCCCAGCCCAGGGCTTCGGCGCGAAAGCCGATGGATTTCATCAAATCTGACATGGCTCTGGCTTAGCGGGAGTTGGCGAAGGAATCCATGGCCTGATCAATCAGCGCGTCCAGCCGCGCCTCATCCTTGAACACGGCGCGCACAGGCCAGGCGATGACCGAACCCTTTACCCCGCCGGGCAGGCGCACATGGTCTTTTTCCGTGGTGATCAAGGTGGCGTTATGGCTTTCAGCCAGATCGGCCAGTTCCTCGATCTCGCCACGGGTGAAGGCGTGGTGATCGGGAAAGCTCGCCGTGTCGGCCAAAGTCCCGCCCGCCGCTTCCAGCGCGTCGTAGAATTTCTGCGGCCGTCCGATGCCCGCGAAGGCCAGAAGCGGGCCTGAGGGCGGCGCGGCTTCCGGCGCCAGCCAGGCGGTCAGCACCGGGATTTCAAGATCTGAAAGCTGAAGCTTGTCCAGATCGGGCGTGAACTCGGCGCTGGGACACATCACGATCACCGCGTCGGCGCGCGCCAGGCCCGCCTTGACCGGTTCGCGCAACGGCCCGGCGGGAAAGATCGTGCCCGGCCCCCAGCCGGTCACCGCGTCCACCACCACGATGGAGAGCGTTTTTTCAAGGCTGGGGTTCTGATGGCCGTCATCCATGAGGATGAGGTCCGCGCCCTCCTGAGCGGCCATCATCGCGCCTTCGGGGCGGTGGCGAGCCACATAGACCGGCGCCAGCCGCGAGAGCAGCAGCGGCTCATCGCCCACATCCGAGACGGAATGCAGCTTGGCGTCGACCTTCACAGGCCCGGCAAGCTTGCCGCCCCAACCGCGGCTGAGCCCCGCCGCTTTCAGCCCTTTTTGACGGGCGGCGCGCATCAGGGCGGCGGTCACCGGCGTCTTGCCGACCCCGCCCACCGTCAGATTGCCCACGCAGATCACCGGCGCGGGGGCTGGCGCAGGCGTTGTGGTGCGGAGGCGGCGCGCCCCGGCCCAGGCGTAGAGCGCCCCCAGCGGCGAGAGCAGCGCGCGGGTCAGCGCGGCGGAGCTGCGCGGGGCGGTGTCATCCCAGAAGGGCGGCGCTCTCATCCTTTGGGTCCTTGGTCGAGAAGTCGGTTCAGATGGGACAGGGTGAGGGGCAACGCGCCGCCGGGCAAGGCGTCGAGCGCCGCCCGGGCGTTTTCGATCATCCTGCCGCCATCGCTCCAGCCCTGGCGGATTTGCGTTGCGACCTCGTCCGCCGTGTGCGCGACGCTGCGCGCGTCATGGGCGTCATAGACCGCGTAGACATCCGCAAAGCTGTCCACATAAGGACCGGTCACGACCGACGCGCCCGCGCGGCTGGCCTCAATCGGGTTATGCCCGCCAATGCCGTCCATGAAACTGCCCGCGATCACCGCAACCGGGCACAGCGCATACCACAGCGCCATCTCGCCCAGCGTATCGGCCAGCCAGACCTGCACGCTCTGAGGCGTTTCGCCCTTGGAGCGCTGGGCGAAGCTGAGCCCCGCCGCGTTCAGGATATCCGCCACTTCGCTAGCGCGCTCGGGATGGCGCGGGACCAGGATCATCAGCGCGTCGGGCTGGTCTTTCAGCAGAGCTGCATGGGCGTTGGCGATCAGCGTTTCCTCGCCCGCATGAGTGCTGGCGGCGACAAAGACCGGACGGTCGCCGATCAGCGCCTGACCCTCAGTCAGCGTCTCGGGGTCGGGTGCGGGCAGGCCGCATTCGAGTTTCAGATTGCCGGCGTTCGTGATCGGCTGGCCGGTGAGTTTGGACAGACCGTCCGCCGTGCGTTGGTCCGCAGCGCCGATCCAGTCAAATGCGCCCAGAAGCGTGCGGGCGCTTTGGGGCCAGCGCGCCCAGCCGTCCAGTGATTTCTGGTTCATCCGCGCATTCATCAGCGCCAGCGGCACGCCGCGCGCTTTCGCGGCGAGGATGAGGTTCGGCCAAAGCTCGCTTTCGGTGAACACCGCCAGATCGGGACGCCAATGATCGAGAAAGGCGCTCACCCAGTCTGGCGCATCCACGGGCGGAAACTGATGGATCAGCCGATCCAGGCCGCGTCGCGCGATGAGGTTTGCAGAGGTGAGCGTGCCCGAGGTGATCAGCACATGGGCGTTCGAATGCTGAGCGAGCAGGGCTTCAGCGACCGTCAGCGCCATCTGGCTTTCGCCGACGCTGGCGGCGTGCAGCCAGATCAGCCGGCCCTCGGGTCGCGGCAGTCCCGCCTGTCCCAAGCGTTCGGTCAGCCGGTCTGGATCTTCCTTGCCGGCGCGGGCTCGCCGGTTCAACAGCCAGCGCGCCGCCGGCTTCAGGGCGGTGGCGGCGGCGCGATAGAGCGACAGGCCGGCCGCACTCATGCCGCGTCCTGTTGGGCGTCCGGGCGCGGCGCGGCGATGATCGCTTCGCCCCGGCAGGCGAGATCAGCTTCCATATTGGCGCTGATCATGCGCGCCTCCAGCGTGGCGCGGGCCTCTTCCAGCTGATCCTTGTCCGCGTCCTTGGCGATCCGGACAGGCTCGGCCCAGACGATGACGCCCTTGCCAAAGGGCAGCGGCAGGACGAACCGGTCCCAGCTCTTGAAGATGATCGCGTTGGAGGTGGACCAGCCCAGACCCAGAATGGGCGCGCCCGTCGCGCGGGCGAGTTTCACCGCGCCGAGGCCGGCGCGCATGCGCGGCCCGCGCGGCCCGTCCGGGGTCAGCGCCATGCAGCCGCCGCCTTCGACCCAGCGGACCATTTCGCGAAACGCGCTCAGCCCGCCTTTCTGCTTGGTCTTTTTCTTGTTGCGCGATGAGCCGCGCACGACTTCCACCTTGTGATGGGCGGCGACCTTGGTGACCACATCGCCTTCGCGGGAGCGGGAGATCAATATGGCGGGCGGCTGCACGTCTTTGGGCCAGGCGGCGATGGTCATCAGGATCCGGCCATGCCAGACGCCGCAGATCACGCCGTCCCCGCCCGCCCAGATCTGTTCAGCGTGTTCGCGCCCGCGCACCTCCCAGCGGGTGGTGGCTTTGACAAGGCTCATATAGCCCGCCAGCAACGCGGCGATCAGCGCTTGAACGGGGGCCGAAGAGAGGATGGACTTCAACATGGTCTGCGCTGGATCGCCGCCCCGGACCGATCCGTCAAGCGTTCCGTGCGCGTCAATCGCACGCAACAGGTCATTGCAAGCTGTGCTCAAGCGCCTTACTTCAGCCCGCCATGACGTATGATTTGAACGATCCGGCGGATTACAAGCGCGCGATGAAGGGCCTGATGTGGGGCGATCATGGCGTGCTGCGCCAAAGCTTTCACAACATGCACCGCGTAGGCGGCGAGATGTGGCGCGGCAATCAGCCCAGCCCCAAGCGGCTGAAAGCGCTCAAGGATATGGGGTTCAAGACGATCCTCAACCTGCGCGGGACCCAGCCGGGGCGGCACTATTATGATCTTGAGCATCATACCTGCGCCGAGCTGGGCCTTGAGATCGTCGACCTGCCCTGGGGCTCGCGTGAGGCGCCGTATGTGGAGCGGATCGAGCATCTCATCAAAGTGTTCGACGAAATCGCCTACCCCGCCTTCATGCATTGCAAGTCCGGCGCGGACCGGGCGGGCATCGTGGCGGTGATGTACAAGCTCTTGCACGAGAAGGCCCCGTTTGAAGAGGCGGTCGAGCAGCTCTCGTTCAAATACGGCCATATCAAGCAGGGCAAGACCGGCATGCTCGATCATTTCTTTGACCTCTATCGTCAGAGAAACGCCGCTTCGCCGATCGAGTTTCTGGACTGGGTGCGCACCGAATATGACCGCCAGGCGTGCCATGACGGCTTCATGGCCAGCTGGTGGGGCTCGGCCCTGACCGAGAAAATCTTGCGCCGCGAATAGCTTGAGGTTGATGGCGCACCGCTTGCATCTTCTGGATGCAGGAGGGAGCGCCTCATGCCGATCACCAGCCATGTCCGGGCTTTGCAAAGCCGGTTTCCGCGATTTGTCGACGCCAAGGCGAGCGCCCAGCGTTTCATGCGCCGCACGCTGCGCCGTCCGTTCGAGCGCGAATTCTCGCTGCTCTCACGCTGGCGGCCCGATCCGGGCGAGGTCTTCATTGATGTGGGCGCCCATCGCGGCCAGAGCGTGGACGCCATACGGCTCTATCAGCCCAACGCCCTGATCCATGCGTTTGAACCCAATGTGCCGCTGGCGTGTTCGCTGGCGACCCTGTTTGACGATGATCCTGCGCTGGCGGTCTATGCCTGCGGGTTAAGCGACAAAGACGAGGCGCGGCGGCTGTACGTGCCGGTCTATCGCAGCTTTGTCTATGACGGGCTGGCCTCCTTTGATCCTGACCAGGCGGGCGGCTGGCTGAGCGAACACCGGGTGAGCGGGTTTGATCCGGATCAGCTGGAAATGATGGCGGGCGAGGCGCGCACCTTCACGCTGGATATGCTGTCGCTCAATCCCGGCTTTCTCAAGATCGACGCGCCGGGCTGGTTCGCCTCGGTCGTGCGCGGCGCCAAAGAGACGCTTCAGCGCTGCCGTCCGCTCATCCTGATGCAGACCAATGAGCTCGCCGATCAGGCGCTGACCGAAGAGCTGGGCTATACCCGCGCCGCCTTTGACGGCGACCGCCTCCGTCCGGGCGAGGAAGGCCGCGAGAATACGGTCTATGTGCCCGGCGAGCGGGTGGGTGACTTGAAGCGCTGCGGGCTGTGGCCGGCTTGAATGTCTCTCCCTCCTCTCTCCCCGCGCAGGCGGGGATCCAGAGCCGTATGCGCAGTGTGAGATGATCTCTGGGTCCCGGCCTTCGCCGGGAAAGAGGGATTTGTACGCCTCGAAATGTGGATGAAACCCCGGCCAAGCGCAGCGCAGAGCCGGGGCCTCCATCAGGATAAGGCGCTTCAAGCGGAGGGAGGTCCCGGGTCTTCGCTTCGCTCGCCCGGGAATTCAGGACCTGACTACCCGTCCGCG contains these protein-coding regions:
- a CDS encoding FkbM family methyltransferase — translated: MPITSHVRALQSRFPRFVDAKASAQRFMRRTLRRPFEREFSLLSRWRPDPGEVFIDVGAHRGQSVDAIRLYQPNALIHAFEPNVPLACSLATLFDDDPALAVYACGLSDKDEARRLYVPVYRSFVYDGLASFDPDQAGGWLSEHRVSGFDPDQLEMMAGEARTFTLDMLSLNPGFLKIDAPGWFASVVRGAKETLQRCRPLILMQTNELADQALTEELGYTRAAFDGDRLRPGEEGRENTVYVPGERVGDLKRCGLWPA